A single window of Hymenobacter sp. APR13 DNA harbors:
- a CDS encoding BamA/TamA family outer membrane protein, translating into MNDKLRSRALPAGLLLLGSWLAVGCSPLRLLGPNQQLLSHIELKGVKQADAERIQALYRQKPNSRFPLPKLAIYQLGNTFYTPDKLQRKLDATRARYNERIVAARPDSALVGKLLTKRERQTRRLQLALDKGNAIMRLGEPPVIYDSALTRQTAEQIATFLKSKGFFRSRVQYSDTLADRRFSLGRLLGGSDSLHRRRVVVTYNITENAPFHYSQLDYDIADTAVARRVLASQPASLLHAGDQYDEEIIGQERARFETLLKNDGYFDFRQQYVTLEADTSFAPATVRLRTLIANPASGQPHPRYTIRQVRFITDAGTVRFGQKRDTIRQDSTYFLAFQHQINTQLLNRKVAVHPGQFYNLTNTQTTQRQISQLDVFRFTNVNYVRVRPTSAADSTRRQLDAVIAASPAKRYQETVEFGGTYVAYLVGPFANLRLKARNPFGGAEVLELGLRGGFEGQYEFTNSADRSQLNSVLTTQLGANLNLILPQFLVPWRSNGLLTKYNPRTRINVGYNYVSRPEYARTNLEGTFDYIWQRSTYHQFVFTPIDLSLVNTARLDRTFFRQLVNQFPNQEAARFTFSRQFVPSLSFTSLYNSNDFNQTRDAKYLRLYAEVGGITKPLYQDLLSDSIRVADFYRLNADYRRYHKVGVKSFLVYRFNGGLVQPLRASTNGLPYDKYFFAGGATSLRAWKPRRLGPGSFTSYLQDTTGTFILDENGNRIRNYNLEQPGELLLEGSVEYRFPLFSFINGALFTDVGNTWALRSDDRRPGAQFSPTRFYREFAVSSGFGLRFDFTFLILRLDVATKVYDPTAPGNKWAIRKASLFGSQDQTAFNLGIGYPF; encoded by the coding sequence GTGAACGATAAACTACGGAGCCGGGCGTTGCCGGCCGGGTTGCTCCTGCTGGGAAGCTGGCTGGCAGTAGGCTGCTCGCCGCTCCGCCTGCTGGGCCCCAACCAGCAGCTGCTCAGCCATATCGAGCTGAAAGGCGTGAAGCAGGCCGATGCCGAACGGATTCAGGCGCTGTACCGCCAGAAGCCCAACAGCCGCTTTCCGCTCCCAAAACTAGCAATCTATCAGCTAGGCAACACCTTCTACACCCCCGATAAGCTGCAGCGCAAGCTTGACGCCACCCGTGCCCGCTACAACGAGCGGATTGTGGCGGCCCGGCCCGACTCGGCGCTGGTGGGCAAGCTGCTCACCAAGCGCGAGCGGCAAACCCGGCGCCTGCAGTTGGCCCTCGACAAAGGCAACGCCATCATGCGCCTGGGCGAGCCGCCTGTGATTTACGACTCGGCCCTGACCCGCCAGACGGCCGAACAGATTGCTACTTTTCTGAAGTCGAAGGGCTTTTTCCGCAGCCGCGTGCAGTATTCCGACACGCTGGCCGACCGTCGGTTTTCGCTGGGCCGCCTGCTGGGCGGCTCCGACAGCCTGCACCGCCGCCGCGTGGTCGTGACGTATAACATCACCGAAAACGCCCCCTTCCACTACTCCCAGCTCGACTACGACATCGCCGATACGGCCGTGGCCCGGCGTGTGCTGGCGTCGCAGCCGGCCTCGCTGCTGCACGCCGGCGACCAGTACGACGAGGAAATCATCGGCCAGGAGCGCGCGCGGTTTGAAACGCTGCTCAAAAACGACGGCTACTTTGATTTCCGCCAGCAGTACGTTACGCTGGAGGCCGATACCAGCTTCGCTCCCGCCACCGTGCGGCTGCGCACGCTCATTGCCAACCCGGCCTCGGGGCAGCCGCACCCACGCTACACCATCCGGCAGGTGCGCTTCATTACGGATGCGGGCACCGTGCGCTTTGGGCAGAAACGCGACACCATCCGGCAGGACTCCACGTATTTTCTGGCCTTCCAGCACCAGATCAACACCCAGCTGCTCAACCGCAAGGTGGCCGTGCACCCGGGCCAGTTCTACAACCTGACCAACACCCAGACCACGCAGCGCCAGATCAGCCAGCTCGACGTATTCCGGTTCACGAACGTGAACTACGTGCGTGTGCGCCCCACCTCCGCCGCCGACAGCACCCGCCGTCAGCTCGACGCCGTTATTGCGGCCTCGCCGGCCAAGCGCTACCAAGAAACCGTGGAATTTGGTGGCACCTATGTGGCTTATCTGGTGGGGCCGTTTGCCAACCTGCGCCTGAAGGCCCGCAACCCGTTTGGGGGCGCTGAAGTGCTGGAGCTGGGTTTGCGGGGCGGCTTTGAAGGGCAGTATGAATTCACCAACAGCGCCGACCGGAGCCAGCTCAACAGCGTACTCACCACCCAGTTGGGCGCCAACCTAAACCTGATTCTGCCGCAGTTTCTGGTGCCGTGGCGCTCCAACGGCCTACTTACCAAGTACAATCCCCGCACGCGCATCAATGTGGGATACAACTACGTGAGCCGCCCCGAGTATGCCCGTACCAATCTGGAGGGTACCTTCGACTATATCTGGCAACGCTCTACCTATCACCAATTCGTTTTCACCCCCATCGACCTGAGCCTGGTAAACACGGCCCGCCTGGACCGCACTTTTTTCCGGCAGCTCGTCAACCAGTTTCCCAACCAAGAAGCGGCCAGGTTCACTTTTAGCCGGCAATTCGTGCCCAGCCTGAGTTTTACGTCGTTGTACAACTCCAACGACTTCAACCAGACTCGGGACGCAAAGTATTTGCGGCTGTATGCCGAGGTAGGCGGCATCACCAAGCCGCTCTACCAGGATCTACTCAGCGACAGTATCCGGGTGGCCGATTTCTACCGCCTCAACGCCGACTACCGGCGCTACCACAAGGTAGGCGTGAAGTCGTTTCTGGTGTACCGGTTCAATGGCGGGCTGGTGCAGCCACTGCGGGCCAGCACCAACGGCCTGCCCTACGACAAGTATTTCTTTGCCGGCGGCGCTACCAGTTTGCGGGCCTGGAAGCCGCGCCGCCTGGGACCAGGCTCGTTCACGTCGTATCTGCAGGACACCACCGGCACGTTTATTCTGGACGAAAACGGCAACCGCATCCGCAACTACAACTTAGAGCAGCCCGGCGAGTTGCTGCTGGAAGGCAGCGTGGAGTACCGCTTCCCGCTGTTCAGCTTCATCAACGGCGCGCTGTTCACGGATGTCGGCAATACCTGGGCCCTGCGCTCCGACGACCGGCGGCCGGGCGCGCAGTTCAGCCCCACGCGCTTTTACCGCGAATTCGCCGTCAGCTCCGGCTTCGGTTTGCGCTTCGATTTCACGTTCCTGATTTTGCGCCTCGACGTAGCCACTAAGGTCTACGACCCCACCGCGCCCGGCAACAAATGGGCCATCCGCAAAGCCAGCCTATTCGGCAGCCAGGACCAGACGGCGTTTAATCTGGGTATCGGGTATCCGTTCTGA
- a CDS encoding RNA methyltransferase — MAKYVHALHLKKYRLRHGAFLVEGGKSVLELLSSGLQTERVFTTAEFAGKLPAGLAAGLVDVLSEDELTRLGTLANNNTALAIARLPAELPLTLTATSGLLLALDEVRDPGNLGTLIRLADWYGLPGVVLSETCADPWAPKTVAATMGSFTRVPIWQRDLPAWLGSLPAGQSVFGADLHGDNVHRLRLQPQGVLVMGSESHGLTPAVEACLTQRLHIPGRGQAESLNVAISGAILLDNFFRNG; from the coding sequence GTGGCAAAATACGTACACGCGCTGCACCTGAAAAAGTATCGGCTCCGGCATGGGGCCTTTCTGGTGGAAGGCGGCAAAAGCGTACTGGAACTGCTAAGTTCCGGACTTCAAACGGAACGCGTGTTTACAACGGCCGAATTTGCCGGAAAATTACCCGCCGGCCTGGCGGCAGGCCTCGTAGACGTGCTCAGCGAAGACGAGCTGACCCGCCTCGGCACGCTGGCCAACAACAACACCGCTTTGGCCATTGCGCGCCTGCCTGCCGAGCTGCCGCTGACCCTCACGGCTACCTCCGGGCTGCTGCTGGCCCTCGACGAAGTGCGCGACCCCGGCAACCTGGGCACCCTTATCCGTCTCGCCGACTGGTACGGCCTGCCCGGCGTGGTGCTCAGCGAAACCTGCGCCGACCCGTGGGCGCCCAAAACCGTGGCCGCCACCATGGGCTCGTTCACGCGGGTGCCCATCTGGCAGCGCGACCTGCCCGCCTGGCTCGGCAGCCTGCCCGCCGGCCAGTCCGTATTCGGCGCCGACCTGCACGGCGACAACGTGCACCGGCTCAGGCTCCAGCCACAGGGCGTGCTGGTGATGGGCAGCGAAAGCCACGGCCTCACGCCGGCCGTGGAAGCCTGCCTCACCCAGCGCCTGCACATTCCCGGCCGCGGCCAGGCCGAAAGCCTCAACGTGGCTATTTCCGGGGCCATTCTGCTGGATAATTTCTTCCGGAACGGCTGA
- a CDS encoding Gfo/Idh/MocA family protein: MSELPELPSRRTFLEQSAAAATFFIVPRFVLGGPGYTAPSDQLVVAGVGVGGKGASDLAMFAKTGKVRIAYLCDVDDRRAAGAVKAYPQAKYYKDWRQLLAKESKNFDAVSIATPDHNHANVTLAAMQLGKHVYVQKPLTHDIYEARALTDAAKRYKVVTQMGNQGASGDGVRQMQEWYDAGLLGDVHEVYCWTDRPVWPQGIAWPTTPAPVPAGLDWDLWLGTAPARPYVDNLVPFNWRGWWEYGTGALGDMGCHLMEAPFRVLDLGYANAVQASVGSVYVGEFKRGYFPESCPPSSHVTLTFPKTSKTKQEVTVHWMDGGIQPERPDELGANELFGDGGNGTLFVGSKGKMMASTYGADPRLLPTSRTQQANIKQKLARVPGGADGHYAQWVEACLAGYGNKSVSSPFELAGPLTEALLMANLAIRGYDIQRPKATGSGMDYPGRGIELLWDAQQLRVTNFDEANRFVRREYRAGWQ, from the coding sequence ATGAGTGAGCTTCCCGAGTTACCGTCGCGCCGTACATTTCTGGAGCAAAGCGCTGCTGCCGCCACCTTCTTCATCGTGCCGCGCTTTGTGCTGGGCGGGCCGGGCTACACCGCCCCCAGCGACCAGCTGGTGGTGGCCGGCGTGGGCGTGGGTGGCAAAGGCGCCAGCGACTTGGCCATGTTCGCCAAAACCGGCAAGGTGCGCATCGCCTACCTCTGCGACGTAGACGACCGCCGCGCTGCCGGCGCTGTGAAGGCCTATCCACAGGCCAAATACTACAAAGACTGGCGGCAGCTGCTGGCCAAGGAAAGCAAGAACTTCGACGCCGTTTCCATCGCCACGCCCGACCACAACCACGCCAACGTGACGCTGGCGGCCATGCAGCTCGGCAAGCACGTGTACGTGCAGAAACCTCTCACCCACGATATTTATGAGGCCCGCGCCCTCACCGATGCCGCCAAGCGGTACAAAGTGGTGACCCAAATGGGTAACCAGGGCGCTTCCGGCGACGGGGTGCGGCAGATGCAGGAATGGTACGACGCCGGCCTGCTGGGCGACGTGCACGAGGTATACTGCTGGACTGACCGGCCCGTGTGGCCCCAGGGCATTGCCTGGCCCACCACGCCCGCCCCCGTGCCTGCCGGCCTCGACTGGGACCTGTGGCTGGGCACCGCGCCGGCCCGCCCCTACGTCGATAACCTGGTGCCCTTCAACTGGCGCGGCTGGTGGGAGTACGGCACCGGCGCCCTCGGCGACATGGGCTGCCACCTGATGGAAGCGCCGTTCCGGGTGCTGGACCTGGGCTACGCCAACGCCGTGCAGGCCAGCGTGGGCAGCGTGTACGTGGGCGAGTTCAAGCGCGGCTACTTCCCCGAAAGCTGCCCGCCCTCCAGCCACGTCACGCTCACGTTCCCCAAAACCAGCAAAACCAAGCAAGAAGTAACCGTGCACTGGATGGACGGCGGCATTCAGCCCGAGCGCCCCGACGAGCTAGGTGCCAACGAGCTGTTCGGCGACGGCGGCAACGGCACGCTCTTCGTCGGGAGCAAGGGCAAGATGATGGCCAGCACCTACGGCGCCGACCCACGCCTGCTGCCCACCAGCCGCACCCAGCAGGCAAACATCAAGCAGAAGTTGGCCCGCGTGCCGGGCGGCGCCGACGGCCACTATGCCCAATGGGTGGAAGCCTGCCTGGCCGGCTACGGCAACAAATCCGTCAGTTCGCCCTTCGAGCTAGCTGGCCCGCTGACGGAGGCGCTGCTGATGGCTAACCTCGCCATCCGCGGCTACGACATTCAGCGGCCCAAAGCCACCGGCAGCGGCATGGACTACCCCGGCCGCGGCATCGAGCTGCTCTGGGACGCCCAGCAGCTGCGCGTCACCAACTTCGACGAAGCCAACCGCTTCGTGCGGCGCGAGTACCGTGCCGGCTGGCAGTAG
- a CDS encoding DUF4386 domain-containing protein yields MSTTSDSSPWRYARLGGALYLVIILCGAFAEGLVMNRLVVSGDAVATAHNILAAPMLWRLGVAANVLVVLCAVPLLWIEYRLLQPVSKSLAQLSLLFNGVSLAVEAVSKVFLLLVLPILASTSALPAPTGFGQLALLANLALKSHDIAFNIALLFFGGTCLVNGYLIFQSGYFPRVLGVLLQMAGAGYLVACTAALFAPALAAVLLPAILLLPLVGELSFCLWLLLKGVNRAQWQARAVGSA; encoded by the coding sequence ATGAGCACGACCTCCGATAGTTCGCCCTGGCGCTATGCCCGCCTTGGCGGAGCACTTTATCTGGTTATTATTCTGTGCGGGGCCTTTGCGGAGGGTTTGGTGATGAATCGGCTGGTAGTGTCGGGTGATGCTGTGGCGACGGCGCACAACATCCTGGCCGCACCCATGCTCTGGCGCCTCGGCGTGGCCGCCAATGTGCTGGTGGTGCTCTGCGCCGTGCCGCTGCTCTGGATCGAGTACCGGCTGCTGCAGCCCGTTAGCAAAAGTCTGGCGCAGCTTTCGTTGCTGTTCAATGGAGTTTCGCTGGCGGTGGAAGCCGTCAGCAAGGTATTTCTGCTACTGGTGCTGCCCATCCTGGCCAGCACTTCCGCCCTGCCGGCGCCCACCGGTTTCGGCCAGCTGGCGCTGCTGGCCAACCTCGCGCTGAAGTCTCATGACATTGCCTTCAATATTGCTCTGCTGTTTTTCGGCGGCACCTGCCTGGTGAATGGGTACCTGATCTTCCAGTCGGGCTATTTCCCGCGTGTGCTGGGCGTGCTGCTGCAGATGGCTGGGGCTGGCTACCTCGTAGCGTGCACGGCGGCGCTGTTTGCCCCGGCCTTGGCGGCTGTTCTCCTGCCCGCCATTCTGCTGCTGCCATTGGTGGGCGAGCTGTCATTTTGTTTGTGGCTGCTACTGAAGGGCGTAAACCGCGCGCAGTGGCAGGCCCGCGCTGTTGGAAGCGCCTGA
- a CDS encoding porin family protein: MKRFSALLAALLLLALAAPCFARPALPAHLDDTIVVKLPNQAVMTLFVKNRQQLRELRAYKLDSLMILLDNYIAQAETAGKSSKSDQVTMEFYPAKDQPGKQLPEQIRITMRGEDNAPRRGDKVEVSMGNLFGVKVEENADGNGSDRVSVHMGSTPESDSLKAAKRAQKANRSGHSDFGIDLGLNALTNKSVQQNQLSPSLRTAASRYVSLNWHYLQRLGSQRSPLYLLTGPELSFNNYMLEGSQRLVSVNGTTRIVTAPDLNLEKSKLATTALNLPVMAMLNFRNAKSKSVFRVGAGGFVGYRLGSHTKIKYNDGEHTRKDKDRDSFNLTDFQYGLQGTVGLRSVTLFAKYNLNDFFKNDANSFQAQTLSFGISLTDFD; encoded by the coding sequence ATGAAACGCTTCTCCGCTCTGCTGGCTGCCTTGCTGCTGCTGGCCCTGGCCGCGCCTTGCTTTGCCCGCCCGGCCCTCCCCGCCCACCTCGACGACACGATTGTGGTGAAACTGCCCAATCAGGCCGTAATGACGCTGTTCGTCAAGAACCGCCAGCAGCTGCGCGAGTTGCGGGCCTACAAGCTCGACTCGCTGATGATCCTGCTCGACAACTACATTGCCCAAGCCGAAACGGCCGGTAAAAGCTCGAAGTCAGACCAGGTGACCATGGAGTTCTACCCCGCCAAAGACCAGCCCGGCAAGCAGCTGCCCGAGCAGATCCGTATCACGATGCGCGGCGAAGACAACGCCCCCCGCCGCGGCGACAAGGTGGAAGTGAGTATGGGCAACCTGTTTGGAGTGAAGGTGGAGGAAAACGCCGATGGCAACGGCAGCGACCGGGTATCAGTGCATATGGGCAGCACGCCCGAAAGCGACTCGCTGAAAGCCGCCAAGCGGGCCCAAAAGGCCAACCGCTCCGGCCACAGCGACTTCGGCATCGACCTGGGTCTGAACGCGCTAACCAACAAATCGGTACAGCAGAACCAGTTAAGCCCCAGCCTGCGCACGGCCGCCTCGCGCTACGTCAGCCTCAACTGGCACTATTTGCAGCGCCTGGGCAGCCAGCGCAGCCCGCTCTATCTGCTCACCGGGCCGGAATTGTCGTTCAACAACTACATGCTGGAAGGAAGCCAGCGCTTGGTTTCCGTCAACGGCACCACGCGGATCGTCACGGCGCCCGATCTTAACCTAGAGAAAAGCAAGCTGGCTACCACTGCCCTCAACCTGCCCGTCATGGCGATGCTCAACTTCCGCAATGCCAAAAGCAAGAGCGTGTTCCGCGTTGGGGCCGGTGGCTTCGTCGGCTACCGCCTGGGCTCCCACACCAAAATCAAGTACAACGACGGGGAGCATACCCGCAAAGACAAAGACCGGGACTCGTTCAACCTCACCGACTTCCAATACGGCCTGCAGGGCACGGTGGGGCTGCGCAGCGTCACGCTCTTCGCTAAGTACAACCTCAACGACTTCTTTAAAAACGACGCCAACAGCTTCCAGGCCCAGACGCTAAGCTTCGGCATCTCGCTCACCGATTTCGACTAA
- a CDS encoding RNA polymerase sigma factor, with the protein MTEADLIAACRQGSGRAQKLLYEQFAGLMLGVCLRYLRRREDAEEAMLGGFAKVFRALDQYRHEGSFEGWIRRIMVNEALGQLRRKEPLHLAIDDLTYDVPATAAEAESHLNAADLLGLLAELPAGYRTVFNLYALEGYTHPEIGELLGISEGTSKSQLSKARAMLQRRLAAANQQASPASTSSPKELYATGRY; encoded by the coding sequence GTGACTGAAGCCGACCTCATTGCTGCCTGCCGCCAAGGCAGTGGCCGGGCCCAGAAGCTGCTTTACGAGCAGTTTGCGGGTCTGATGCTGGGGGTATGCCTGCGCTACCTGCGCCGCCGCGAAGATGCCGAAGAGGCCATGCTTGGTGGGTTTGCCAAGGTGTTCCGGGCCCTCGACCAGTACCGGCACGAAGGCAGCTTTGAAGGCTGGATCCGGCGGATTATGGTGAACGAGGCCCTAGGCCAGTTGCGCCGCAAGGAGCCTCTGCACCTGGCCATCGACGACCTTACCTACGACGTGCCGGCCACGGCCGCCGAAGCCGAAAGCCACCTCAACGCTGCCGACCTGCTGGGTTTGCTCGCGGAGCTGCCGGCCGGCTACCGCACCGTCTTCAACCTGTACGCCTTGGAAGGCTACACCCACCCCGAAATCGGCGAGCTGCTTGGTATTTCGGAGGGCACCAGCAAGTCGCAGCTCAGCAAGGCGCGGGCCATGCTCCAGCGCCGCCTCGCGGCGGCCAACCAGCAAGCCAGCCCCGCCTCCACCTCCTCACCTAAAGAACTCTATGCAACCGGAAGATATTGA
- a CDS encoding CHAT domain-containing protein: MASRQPKPGKAPHTALQPALLAWPVLRALLAQATLLPTPEQEPAEVRALRTYFGDEQLQELSQLARQNATLPAEHPHILFLPGMMASVLVEKKRSQPAELVWVSPARIADGIDELALTPAGASAANIQVGPLDYRSYARTLLALEAVGTVEPWPYDWRQDLNQAALRLADYIRQHLHGRPVHLVAHSVGGLVARRFIQDNAALWAGMGANGLGGRLVLLGTPNQGTYATVPLLAGSDKVVRWLAKLDLKNSLPEVLRILNTFPASYQLLPAPAQLPSELQTLYHAGTWRNEAIQAALLEQGRLFQEQLASVRPLDPARTACIVGCNHRTLSRLEIVAPGEFRYFETLAGDGRVPNALAVLPGVPAYFVDEDHGNLPTNPLVLKAVNELLTFGHTLVLPTHPVITRAPLAPDSHWHRPIGDDLVATALEKLARSHQEATKAAAAPAPAQLLDQASMEQTLLRAAIGDDQPARSLHRPPTGTTGPGQPHKLLLRLEYQPIAQVTAPVLVMGHYQGAPPTTRLREMDKALNYWISEAQDHAMLSGELGHISIVPAPALGGKAGVQALLLAGMGEEGRFTHHDLHYLFTNVARTLLMLGCAEVASVLVGTRAGTMSEKQVLLSMLEGLAEVLNTATGTTLARSRQLTTLVLVARSYDNGLQYHRLTKLLPELVREQPVTGLRLSYEPSALPETLLPAAPADTTAADATEADDENRPRDLPPIQAGPRITIERTDNQFRFSALVDGAVIPVREVKAQSFFPSSLSSRLMESVTREEQETYGQLLTTALFPLDFQEHLNEPLTFILDRDTAGLPWEMACFAHRQRRELQYFGPQLQLTRQFRSMLTPRPGQPPQRNDGLRVLVVADPAAEPELQLPGARREGRAVVQILSHLKQHWALNLDVVERIGDTDCDPLEILGLILDGNFDVVHFAGHGTFDAAHPDHGGWVFGKKIFLSAREIFQARRVPRLVFANACFSTQVTARHRHSAAEELNRNLAGIAEAFFERGVRNYLGTGWPVNDALAELFAQEFYAQALVGLSFKEVYQPANYGRRAVEPPPTLSRAIAHARALIAHRGSTWGAYQHYGQANDLLLAL; encoded by the coding sequence ATGGCTTCTCGCCAACCCAAGCCGGGCAAAGCGCCCCACACTGCTTTGCAGCCGGCCCTGCTGGCATGGCCGGTCCTGCGTGCCCTGCTGGCCCAGGCGACGCTGCTGCCCACACCGGAGCAGGAGCCGGCCGAGGTGCGGGCACTGCGCACTTATTTCGGTGATGAGCAGCTGCAGGAGCTGAGCCAGCTGGCCCGCCAGAATGCCACCCTGCCAGCAGAACATCCGCACATTCTGTTTTTGCCAGGCATGATGGCCTCGGTGCTGGTGGAAAAAAAGCGCAGCCAGCCCGCGGAGCTGGTGTGGGTGAGTCCGGCCCGAATTGCTGATGGGATTGATGAACTGGCCCTCACCCCGGCCGGGGCCTCGGCTGCCAACATACAGGTGGGCCCTCTCGACTACCGCTCCTACGCCCGCACGTTGCTGGCGCTGGAAGCCGTGGGCACAGTGGAGCCGTGGCCCTACGACTGGCGGCAGGACCTGAACCAGGCCGCCCTGCGGCTGGCCGACTATATCCGGCAGCACCTACATGGCCGGCCGGTGCATCTGGTGGCGCACTCGGTGGGCGGGCTGGTGGCGCGGCGCTTCATTCAGGACAACGCCGCGCTGTGGGCCGGCATGGGGGCCAACGGCCTGGGCGGCCGCCTGGTGCTGCTCGGCACGCCCAACCAGGGCACCTACGCCACCGTGCCCCTACTGGCCGGCTCCGATAAAGTGGTGCGGTGGCTGGCCAAGCTGGACCTCAAAAACAGCCTGCCCGAGGTGTTGCGCATCCTCAATACCTTTCCGGCGTCTTACCAGCTGCTGCCGGCCCCGGCGCAGCTGCCCAGCGAGCTGCAGACGCTCTATCATGCCGGCACGTGGCGCAACGAGGCCATTCAGGCGGCGCTGCTGGAGCAGGGGCGCCTGTTTCAGGAGCAGCTGGCCAGCGTCCGGCCCCTGGACCCGGCCCGCACCGCCTGCATCGTGGGCTGCAACCACCGCACCCTTTCGCGCCTGGAAATTGTGGCTCCCGGCGAATTTCGCTACTTCGAGACGTTGGCCGGCGACGGGCGGGTGCCGAATGCGCTGGCGGTGCTGCCGGGCGTGCCGGCCTATTTTGTGGACGAGGACCACGGCAACCTGCCCACCAATCCGCTGGTGCTGAAAGCCGTGAACGAGCTGCTGACCTTCGGGCACACGCTGGTGCTACCAACGCACCCCGTCATTACGCGCGCCCCACTTGCCCCCGACAGCCACTGGCACCGCCCCATCGGCGACGATCTGGTGGCTACCGCCCTGGAAAAGCTGGCCCGCAGCCACCAGGAGGCCACCAAAGCAGCCGCAGCACCCGCCCCGGCCCAGTTGCTCGACCAGGCCTCCATGGAGCAGACGCTGCTGCGCGCCGCCATCGGCGACGACCAGCCGGCCCGCAGCCTGCACCGGCCGCCCACCGGCACCACCGGCCCCGGCCAGCCCCATAAGCTGCTGCTGCGCCTGGAATATCAGCCGATTGCCCAGGTGACGGCCCCGGTGCTGGTGATGGGCCACTACCAGGGCGCGCCGCCTACCACCCGCCTGCGCGAGATGGACAAGGCCCTCAACTACTGGATCAGCGAGGCCCAGGACCATGCCATGCTCAGCGGCGAGCTGGGCCACATTTCCATCGTGCCGGCCCCGGCCCTGGGCGGCAAGGCGGGAGTGCAGGCGCTGCTGCTGGCCGGCATGGGCGAGGAAGGCCGCTTCACGCACCACGACCTGCACTACCTGTTCACGAACGTGGCCCGCACGCTGCTGATGTTGGGCTGCGCCGAGGTAGCCAGCGTGCTGGTGGGCACCCGCGCCGGCACCATGAGCGAAAAACAGGTGCTGCTGAGCATGCTCGAAGGCCTGGCGGAAGTGCTGAACACGGCCACCGGCACCACGCTGGCCCGCAGCCGCCAGCTCACCACGCTGGTGCTGGTGGCCCGCTCCTACGACAACGGCCTGCAGTACCACCGCCTCACCAAGCTGCTGCCGGAGCTGGTGCGGGAGCAGCCCGTTACGGGCCTTCGCCTCAGCTACGAGCCCTCTGCCCTGCCCGAAACCCTGCTGCCCGCCGCGCCCGCCGACACTACCGCGGCCGACGCCACCGAAGCCGACGACGAAAACCGCCCCCGCGACCTGCCGCCCATTCAGGCCGGCCCGCGCATCACCATTGAGCGTACCGACAACCAGTTCCGGTTTTCGGCGCTGGTAGATGGGGCCGTTATTCCGGTGCGCGAGGTGAAAGCCCAGTCTTTCTTTCCGAGCAGCCTTTCCAGCCGGCTGATGGAATCGGTGACGCGGGAAGAGCAGGAAACCTACGGCCAGCTGCTCACCACGGCCCTGTTTCCCCTGGATTTTCAGGAGCACCTCAACGAGCCCCTCACGTTTATTCTGGACCGCGACACAGCCGGGCTGCCCTGGGAAATGGCCTGCTTTGCCCACCGCCAGCGGCGTGAGCTACAGTATTTCGGGCCGCAGCTGCAGCTTACCCGGCAGTTCCGGTCCATGCTCACGCCCCGGCCGGGCCAGCCCCCGCAGCGCAACGACGGCCTGCGCGTGCTGGTGGTGGCCGACCCCGCCGCCGAGCCGGAGCTGCAGCTGCCCGGCGCCCGGCGCGAAGGCCGCGCCGTGGTGCAGATCCTGAGCCACCTCAAGCAGCACTGGGCCCTGAACCTGGACGTGGTGGAGCGCATCGGGGACACAGACTGCGACCCGCTGGAAATTCTGGGGCTGATTCTCGACGGCAACTTCGACGTGGTGCACTTTGCCGGGCACGGCACCTTCGATGCCGCCCACCCCGACCACGGCGGCTGGGTGTTCGGCAAAAAGATCTTTCTGTCGGCGCGGGAGATATTTCAGGCCCGGCGGGTGCCGCGGCTGGTGTTCGCCAACGCCTGCTTTTCCACCCAGGTTACGGCCCGGCACCGGCACTCTGCCGCCGAGGAGCTGAACCGCAATCTGGCCGGCATTGCCGAAGCCTTCTTTGAGCGGGGCGTGCGCAACTACCTAGGCACCGGCTGGCCCGTGAACGACGCGCTGGCCGAGCTCTTTGCCCAGGAATTCTATGCCCAGGCGCTGGTAGGCCTTAGCTTCAAGGAAGTGTACCAGCCCGCCAACTATGGCCGCCGGGCAGTGGAGCCGCCGCCCACCCTGAGCCGCGCCATTGCCCACGCCCGGGCCCTGATTGCGCACCGTGGCTCCACCTGGGGCGCCTACCAGCACTACGGCCAGGCCAACGACCTACTGCTGGCCCTCTGA